In Halalkalicoccus sp. CG83, a single genomic region encodes these proteins:
- a CDS encoding glycoside hydrolase family 15 protein, with product MAESGYTPIEAYGVVGNLETCALVAPDGSIDWFPFPHVESPSILAAILDDRDGGQFRIGPAEQYETSRQYVGTTNVLETTFRTANGTATVTDFLPPTGEVDQPKKVIYRKVTCSEGTVDLEIEFEPRFDYGRAETAITSTEKGILSIGDEERTLLESPIDLEIHDDRVAGDVTLEAGDAEWFLLRCTGAEDANADPETALDETVQFWTDWAHTCDAEADCAFGGPWHDVVVRSGLVLKLLTHAETGSVLAAPTTSLPEEIGGVRNWDYRFNWLRDAGFTVQALLNLGHVEEAVNYFEWFLNLCQTDEPEKIQPLYGLHGRTDLEERELDHLAGYRNSRPVRIGNGAVDQTQLDIYGELLLAIDEMLRHGRELDDEEWSTVSSIVEYAGDAWEQNGAGIWEVRGGARHFVYSKVMCWVALDRGIEIASDYGYDAPLEEWRDTRETIKTDVIENGYDEDVGAFVQAYDSDALDATGLLLPIVGFLPFDDERIQGTIEAIENGLVEDQVLVHRYDGDDGLPGEEGAFVLCSCWLIDALALSGRVDEACERFEALLEYVSPLGLLAEEVDTNTGAHLGNYPQGFSHIGIINSALYVGYAQGQDSPGASPMGIRLGDPILPERE from the coding sequence ATGGCTGAGTCCGGGTACACGCCGATCGAGGCGTACGGCGTCGTCGGTAACCTAGAGACGTGTGCCCTGGTCGCGCCGGACGGTTCGATCGACTGGTTCCCGTTTCCGCACGTCGAGTCGCCGAGCATCCTTGCCGCGATTCTCGACGACCGGGACGGGGGGCAGTTCCGAATCGGGCCGGCTGAGCAGTACGAGACGAGCCGGCAGTACGTGGGAACAACGAACGTCCTCGAGACGACGTTCCGAACGGCGAACGGTACGGCGACGGTGACCGACTTCCTCCCGCCGACCGGCGAGGTCGACCAGCCGAAGAAGGTCATCTACCGCAAGGTCACCTGCTCGGAGGGGACGGTCGATCTCGAGATCGAGTTCGAGCCGCGGTTCGACTACGGGCGGGCGGAGACGGCGATCACGTCGACAGAGAAGGGCATCCTCTCGATAGGCGACGAGGAACGGACGTTGCTCGAGAGTCCGATCGATCTGGAGATCCACGACGACCGCGTCGCCGGCGACGTGACGCTCGAAGCGGGCGACGCGGAGTGGTTCCTGCTCCGGTGTACGGGTGCCGAGGACGCGAATGCGGACCCGGAGACCGCGCTCGACGAGACGGTGCAGTTCTGGACCGACTGGGCCCACACCTGCGACGCCGAGGCCGACTGCGCCTTCGGCGGCCCGTGGCACGACGTGGTGGTCCGCTCCGGACTGGTCCTGAAATTGCTCACGCACGCCGAGACGGGGTCGGTTCTCGCCGCACCGACGACGTCACTTCCCGAGGAGATCGGTGGTGTTCGTAACTGGGACTACCGGTTCAACTGGCTCCGCGACGCGGGATTCACGGTACAGGCGCTGTTGAACCTCGGCCACGTCGAGGAGGCGGTCAACTACTTCGAGTGGTTCCTGAACCTCTGCCAGACGGACGAGCCGGAGAAGATCCAGCCGCTCTACGGGCTCCACGGCCGGACGGACCTCGAGGAGCGAGAGCTAGACCACCTTGCCGGGTACCGGAACTCCCGGCCCGTCCGCATCGGGAACGGCGCCGTCGACCAGACCCAGCTCGACATCTACGGGGAACTGCTACTCGCCATCGACGAAATGCTCCGTCACGGCCGCGAACTCGATGACGAGGAGTGGAGTACAGTTAGCAGTATCGTCGAGTACGCCGGCGACGCGTGGGAGCAGAACGGCGCCGGGATCTGGGAAGTCCGCGGCGGCGCCAGACACTTCGTCTACTCCAAAGTGATGTGTTGGGTCGCGCTCGACCGGGGGATCGAAATTGCGAGCGATTACGGGTACGACGCGCCGCTCGAGGAGTGGCGTGATACCAGAGAGACGATCAAGACGGACGTGATCGAGAACGGCTACGACGAGGACGTCGGGGCGTTCGTTCAGGCGTACGACTCGGATGCGCTGGACGCGACAGGGCTGTTGCTCCCTATCGTGGGATTCCTCCCGTTCGACGACGAGCGTATCCAGGGGACGATCGAAGCGATCGAGAACGGACTGGTCGAGGACCAGGTGCTCGTCCACCGGTACGACGGCGATGACGGGTTGCCGGGAGAGGAAGGGGCATTCGTCCTCTGTTCGTGCTGGCTGATCGACGCACTCGCGCTCTCCGGACGGGTTGACGAGGCGTGCGAGCGGTTTGAGGCGCTGCTCGAGTACGTGAGCCCGCTCGGCCTCCTCGCCGAGGAGGTCGACACGAACACCGGCGCCCACCTGGGGAACTATCCGCAGGGGTTCAGTCACATCGGGATCATCAACAGCGCCCTGTACGTAGGGTACGCCCAGGGACAGGACTCACCGGGGGCGTCTCCGATGGGTATTCGGCTCGGCGATCCGATCCTTCCTGAACGGGAGTGA
- a CDS encoding EamA family transporter: MGFPEIDSAVFFGLITMVTWGIWVVLGNAASESIDPRTAAAISYLVAGPLALGYILVTDASLVITARGGLLAGVAGLFTGIGLISMYVGLSSGSTTVVSTLGAMYFVVAALIGMVILGDEVTITRFAGIAFAIIGVILVSQ, from the coding sequence ATGGGTTTCCCCGAGATAGATTCGGCTGTGTTCTTCGGTTTGATTACAATGGTAACGTGGGGAATCTGGGTGGTCTTGGGCAACGCTGCGTCGGAGTCTATCGACCCGAGGACGGCCGCCGCGATCTCCTATCTCGTTGCGGGACCCCTTGCACTCGGATACATCCTCGTTACAGACGCATCGCTTGTCATTACTGCGAGAGGGGGACTGCTCGCCGGCGTGGCCGGATTGTTCACCGGAATAGGCCTGATTTCGATGTACGTCGGCCTTTCCAGTGGGTCAACAACAGTCGTCTCTACTCTCGGTGCGATGTACTTCGTCGTCGCGGCTCTCATCGGTATGGTCATCCTCGGAGACGAAGTTACGATAACGAGATTTGCTGGGATAGCGTTCGCAATTATTGGGGTCATCTTGGTTTCCCAATAG
- a CDS encoding SprT family zinc-dependent metalloprotease — translation MAQTALTDDVWTTVTADESATTDSDETSGDDDDDSPQTKQALCERAEAHAASVAAEHFPALPVDSIAWETSTRMQRSAGVAIYDRQSTEITIRLSWDAYEAYGWEQFVRIVRHELIHAWQYHEHGEADHGPTFRQWVEPLETDRHCEQYTEPKYWVVCRECESRNPRYQRSKVVKQPEQYSCGRCGGDISIETP, via the coding sequence ATGGCACAGACAGCATTGACTGACGACGTATGGACCACGGTGACTGCAGACGAATCAGCAACGACTGACAGCGATGAGACTAGCGGAGATGACGACGATGATTCCCCCCAGACGAAGCAGGCACTCTGTGAGCGTGCCGAGGCGCACGCAGCCAGTGTGGCGGCTGAGCACTTTCCGGCATTGCCTGTTGACTCGATCGCGTGGGAGACCTCGACGCGGATGCAGCGCTCAGCAGGAGTGGCGATTTACGACCGCCAGAGTACTGAGATTACGATTCGCCTCTCGTGGGATGCCTACGAGGCGTACGGCTGGGAGCAGTTTGTCCGAATCGTTCGCCACGAGTTAATCCACGCCTGGCAGTATCACGAGCATGGCGAGGCTGATCATGGGCCAACCTTTCGTCAGTGGGTTGAACCACTAGAGACGGATCGCCACTGTGAGCAGTACACTGAGCCCAAATACTGGGTCGTGTGTAGGGAGTGTGAGAGTCGTAATCCCCGCTATCAGCGTTCGAAAGTCGTGAAGCAGCCGGAGCAGTATTCATGTGGCCGATGTGGTGGCGATATTTCGATTGAGACTCCCTAG
- a CDS encoding helix-turn-helix domain-containing protein, translated as MTDIKAVVRIEHPDIVLTKTVTHDQSSKVKSVLEAGTDPTSGKFFYRVQSSDFRQFEDGLRNDHTIGEFERVIETRDEKAIYSFEYTDEAKIISPIISTANGVILDMKNDRNGWILTVWMPDRTNLAPLWDYAEQNDIDIELLRVNEYASLGDTDAGLTDSQREALLVALDTGYFEDPRNATLSEVAANLDISQPAASGLLRRGTKRLIISSLMDDGENPD; from the coding sequence GTGACCGATATTAAAGCAGTTGTCCGAATCGAGCACCCTGACATAGTACTCACCAAGACAGTCACTCACGACCAGAGTTCGAAAGTCAAGTCGGTGTTAGAGGCAGGAACTGACCCTACATCGGGGAAATTCTTCTATCGCGTACAGTCATCTGATTTCCGCCAGTTCGAAGACGGATTGCGGAACGATCACACCATTGGCGAGTTTGAACGAGTTATTGAAACCAGAGACGAGAAGGCGATCTATAGCTTCGAGTATACAGACGAAGCGAAGATCATCTCACCAATAATTTCGACCGCGAATGGTGTCATACTCGATATGAAGAACGACAGAAACGGTTGGATTCTAACAGTCTGGATGCCCGATCGGACGAATCTAGCCCCTCTATGGGACTATGCAGAACAGAACGACATTGATATCGAGTTACTGCGCGTAAACGAATACGCTAGCTTAGGGGATACGGATGCAGGATTGACCGATAGCCAACGAGAGGCACTCCTCGTCGCACTTGACACAGGGTATTTCGAAGACCCACGGAACGCAACTCTCAGCGAAGTCGCCGCTAACCTGGATATCTCTCAACCTGCAGCCAGTGGTCTCCTTCGGCGTGGGACCAAACGACTCATCATTTCTTCCCTGATGGATGACGGTGAAAATCCGGATTGA